The Humulus lupulus chromosome 4, drHumLupu1.1, whole genome shotgun sequence genome has a window encoding:
- the LOC133832005 gene encoding uncharacterized protein LOC133832005, protein MEILQKFESDSRQQVNVAKSSVFFSSTEIRKRIYVCQALGMQEANAQITYLGLPNTIGRNKGVILGFLKERRRKRVQSWDGKLLSWAGKEILIKTVVQSLPSYATIVFLLPPEVCRDMEKSYE, encoded by the coding sequence ATGGAGATTCTTCAAAAGTTTGAAAGTGATTCGAGGCAACAAGTCAATGTGGCGAAATCCTCTGTATTTTTTAGTTCAACAGAGATTAGAAAGAGAATATATGTCTGTCAGGCACTTGGTATGCAGGAAGCAAATGCTCAGATTACATATTTAGGATTGCCCAACACGATTGGAAGAAATAAAGGGGTAATCCTTGGCTTTTTGAAGGAGAGGAGAAGAAAGAGAGTTCAGAGCTGGGATGGGAAGTTGTTATCTTGGGCGGGTAAGGAGATTCTTATTAAAACAGTAGTACAATCCCTTCCAAGCTATGCTACGATTGTTTTCTTGTTACCTCCGGAAGTATGTAGAGATATGGAAAAAAGTTATGAGTAA